A genome region from Candidatus Krumholzibacteriia bacterium includes the following:
- a CDS encoding YifB family Mg chelatase-like AAA ATPase: MLSAAVRGLDGIPLSVEVDLQRGLRAFHIVGLPSPAVRESRERVVSALLNCGFQVPERRVTVNLAPADLPKEGAAFDLSIALGILAASGQYAGEGLAGVCVLGELALDGTLRPARGVLPIAIAMRRRGVQRILVPRDNVAEAELVPGLDVVGCATLAEAAQCTGRLPRAHKPLTPAPVPSPAPAAATTDALPSPATLDFSRIDGQEIAKRALVVAAAGGHHIFLAGPPGVGKSLLARCLPELLPPLSEDEALEVRQVLSVCGQHEAAAAPTVTRPFRAPHHTITVPALVGGGRPVVPGEITRAQHGVLFLDELPEFPRRLLDLLRQPLEEGVIRLARANQAIAFPARFQLVAAMNSCPCGNWGHPKKPCRCSPGDVERYQSRISGPILDRIDLRIEVGVPPAEKVGGVSGEGAAESARLRARVAAARARQVERYAHFAGVHCNAQVTPELRRTFIRPRREALQFLRQAMTRWSLSIRAFDRALAVARTIADLEGASDIDVQHVAEALQYRVQRVEIT; the protein is encoded by the coding sequence CATCGTCGGTCTGCCGAGCCCGGCGGTGCGAGAGAGCCGTGAGCGCGTGGTCTCGGCGCTGCTCAATTGTGGCTTCCAGGTGCCCGAGCGCCGCGTGACCGTGAATCTGGCGCCTGCCGACCTGCCCAAGGAAGGCGCGGCCTTCGATCTCTCCATCGCCCTCGGGATCCTCGCGGCCTCGGGGCAGTATGCCGGGGAAGGTCTCGCGGGCGTCTGTGTCCTCGGCGAGCTGGCTCTCGACGGAACGCTGCGGCCCGCGCGGGGTGTGCTCCCCATCGCCATCGCCATGCGCCGTCGCGGCGTGCAGCGCATCCTCGTGCCGCGGGACAACGTCGCCGAGGCGGAGCTGGTGCCGGGGTTGGATGTGGTCGGCTGCGCCACGCTCGCGGAGGCAGCGCAATGCACAGGGCGCTTGCCGCGCGCCCACAAGCCACTCACACCTGCTCCGGTCCCATCTCCGGCGCCTGCTGCGGCGACCACCGATGCACTCCCTTCGCCAGCGACCCTCGACTTCTCCCGGATCGACGGCCAGGAGATAGCGAAGCGCGCTCTCGTGGTGGCGGCTGCCGGAGGCCACCACATCTTCCTCGCCGGACCGCCCGGCGTGGGCAAGAGCCTGCTCGCCCGTTGCCTGCCCGAACTCTTGCCACCGCTCTCGGAGGACGAGGCGCTCGAAGTGCGCCAAGTGCTTTCCGTCTGCGGCCAGCACGAAGCAGCCGCGGCGCCCACGGTGACACGGCCCTTCCGAGCGCCGCACCACACGATCACGGTGCCCGCGCTGGTCGGCGGCGGGAGGCCCGTCGTGCCGGGAGAGATCACCCGGGCACAGCATGGTGTGCTCTTCCTGGACGAGCTGCCCGAGTTCCCGCGCCGCCTGCTCGATCTGCTGCGCCAGCCGCTCGAGGAAGGCGTCATCCGCCTCGCCCGTGCCAATCAGGCCATTGCGTTTCCGGCTCGCTTCCAGCTCGTGGCAGCGATGAACTCGTGTCCGTGTGGCAACTGGGGACACCCGAAGAAGCCGTGCCGTTGCTCGCCGGGAGACGTCGAGCGCTACCAGTCACGCATTTCCGGGCCGATTCTGGATCGTATCGATCTCCGCATCGAGGTCGGCGTGCCGCCGGCGGAGAAGGTGGGTGGTGTGAGCGGGGAGGGCGCGGCTGAGTCGGCGCGACTCCGTGCGCGCGTCGCCGCAGCTCGGGCCCGGCAAGTGGAGCGCTACGCTCACTTCGCCGGCGTCCATTGCAACGCCCAGGTGACACCCGAGCTGCGCCGCACCTTCATCCGCCCGCGACGCGAGGCGCTGCAGTTCCTGCGCCAGGCGATGACACGCTGGAGCCTGAGCATCCGCGCCTTCGACCGAGCGCTCGCGGTGGCGCGCACCATCGCCGACCTCGAGGGAGCCAGCGACATCGACGTCCAGCACGTGGCCGAGGCGCTTCAGTATCGCGTGCAACGCGTTGAAATCACGTGA